From a region of the Zingiber officinale cultivar Zhangliang chromosome 10B, Zo_v1.1, whole genome shotgun sequence genome:
- the LOC122030270 gene encoding probable 2-oxoglutarate-dependent dioxygenase AOP1: MVSDGSQLQIPRVDFRGLSPSSPGGDRWGAAREEAMSALDSFGCFEAIYDAVSSDTNDDLFLRALPELFELPTETKMRNKYAGMPYDGYIGQIPNLAFDSLRIEEPLSLHTVQQFTSLMWPDGNPTFSNAIGTFAKQVQELEHMVVRMILQSMDVEKYYDSLVESLTHGVRMSEYGIPFDQETKLSLNEHVDPTMITIVTQYLVDGLEVQTRDGKWIRVESQPNCFNVMLGELFRAWSNGRLHAPLHRVRVTGDQTRYSLIFGCRPKDEIMFEGPKELIDEEHPLRFRPCKYPEYIRFRYSAEGVKLEDPLQAYLGVEEQQVDARMPSAK; this comes from the exons ATGGTCTCAGATGGAAGCCAGCTGCAGATTCCGAGGGTTGACTTCCGCGGGCTGTCGCCGAGCAGCCCCGGCGGCGATCGTTGGGGAGCTGCTCGCGAGGAGGCGATGTCGGCCTTGGATTCCTTCGGGTGCTTCGAGGCCATCTACGATGCGGTGAGCTCGGACACCAACGATGACCTCTTCCTCAGGGCGCTGCCGGAGCTGTTCGAGCTTCCGACGGAGACCAAGATGAGGAACAAGTATGCCGGAATGCCTTACGACGGCTACATAGGCCAGATCCCGAACCTGGCATTCGATAGCTTGCGAATTGAGGAACCGCTCAGCCTCCACACCGTCCAGCAGTTCACCTCCCTCATGTGGCCTGACGGGAACCCCACCTTCAG CAACGCGATCGGGACATTTGCTAAGCAAGTCCAGGAGTTGGAGCACATGGTTGTGAGGATGATCCTACAGAGTATGGATGTCGAGAAGTACTATGATTCCCTTGTCGAATCACTTACCCATGGCGTTCGGATGTCAGAGTATGGCATTCCATTCGATCAGGAAACAAAACTTTCACTAAACGAGCATGTCGATCCCACCATGATCACCATAGTCACTCAATATCTAGTAGATGGCCTGGAGGTGCAGACAAGGGACGGGAAATGGATCCGGGTGGAGTCCCAGCCGAACTGCTTCAACGTCATGCTCGGCGAATTATTTCGG GCTTGGAGCAACGGGAGGCTGCATGCTCCCCTTCACCGTGTCAGAGTTACCGGCGACCAAACAAGATACTCTTTGATTTTCGGTTGCCGGCCAAAGGATGAAATCATGTTTGAAGGACCAAAAGAGCTGATCGACGAAGAGCATCCTTTACGTTTTAGGCCTTGCAAATATCCTGAGTACATACGCTTCCGCTACTCTGCTGAAGGAGTGAAACTTGAAGATCCATTGCAAGCTTATCTTGGAGTTGAGGAGCAACAGGTGGATGCGCGAATGCCTTCTGCCAAATAA